The following are encoded in a window of Haliotis asinina isolate JCU_RB_2024 chromosome 14, JCU_Hal_asi_v2, whole genome shotgun sequence genomic DNA:
- the LOC137260767 gene encoding uncharacterized protein, protein MGSESDATTRCLPNLGHHRNTSEVFQRGRRAEVSLITRITAVVLITTSRNKHVCRNITVSIPPTSQLTSPATDVIPTVTVNVATATDVIPTITANVATATDVIYTITANVATATDVIPTINANVATATDVIPTINANVATATDVIPTINANVATATDVIPTITANVATATDVIPTITANVATATDVIPTITANVATATDVIPTITANVATATDVIPTITANAAGNLMFTDFNLTVHCNVGSLFYNQMRSH, encoded by the exons ATGGGGTCCGAATCCGATGCCACAACTCGTTGCCTCCCGAACTTAGGACATCACAGGAACACCAGTGAAGTCTTTCAACGAGGACGCAGAGCAGAAGTAAG CCTGATCACCAGAATTACTGCCGTCGTGCTCATCACGACGTCCAGGAACAAACACGTCTGTCGCAACATCACCGTCTCCATACCGCCAACATCACAGTTGACGTCTCCAGCTACAGACGTCATACCCACCGTCACAGTTAATGTCGCTACAGCTACAGACGTCATACCCACCATCACCGCTAATGTCGCTACAGCTACAGACGTCATATACACCATCACAGCTAATGTCGCTACAGCTACAGACGTCATACCCACCATCAATGCTAATGTCGCTACAGCTACAGACGTCATACCCACCATCAATGCTAATGTCGCTACAGCTACAGACGTCATACCCACCATCAATGCTAATGTCGCTACAGCTACAGACGTCATACCCACCATCACTGCTAATGTCGCTACAGCTACAGACGTCATACCCACCATCACTGCTAATGTCGCTACAGCTACAGACGTCATACCCACCATCACTGCTAATGTCGCTACAGCTACAGACGTCATACCCACCATCACTGCTAATGTCGCTACAGCTACAGACGTCATACCCACCATCACAGCTAATGCCGCTGGGAACTTAATGTTTACTGATTTTAATCTGACAGTGCATTGCAACGTAGGATCTTTATTTTATAACCAGATGCGATCACACTGA